In Fimbriiglobus ruber, a genomic segment contains:
- a CDS encoding 3'-5' exoribonuclease YhaM family protein gives MGRRFVEQLRDGDQIEDVYLATDKQLRANRNGNPYIQLELRDRTGGISGRLWNAGENLFRSFESGDFLLVEGKVQNFQGSLQVILTHIERAETEKIDLTDFLPRTEQDVNKLYDKLRGYLLRLTNPHLRALGECFLMDDTFVRGFTACPAGVKLHHAYVGGLLEHVTTMMDIADRLVPFYPGTDRDLVIVGVFLHDAGKIRELTYGRAFGYSDEGQLLGHIAIGVEMLTEKVARVPELTGEAFPRELLVRLKHMVLSHHGTHEFGSPKVPMTPEAMLLHGIDMIDTRMHMILREIKEDRNNSTAWTPFNHTLQRRVYKGGANGDLYAPAPDSYD, from the coding sequence ATGGGCCGGCGATTCGTTGAGCAGCTTCGCGACGGAGACCAGATCGAGGACGTGTACCTCGCAACCGACAAACAACTCCGGGCGAACCGGAACGGCAACCCGTACATCCAACTCGAACTCCGCGACCGCACCGGCGGGATCTCGGGCCGGCTCTGGAACGCCGGGGAAAACCTGTTCCGCTCGTTCGAGAGCGGGGACTTCCTGCTGGTCGAGGGCAAGGTCCAGAACTTCCAGGGGTCGCTCCAGGTCATCCTGACGCACATCGAGCGGGCCGAGACCGAAAAGATCGACCTGACCGACTTCCTGCCGCGGACCGAGCAGGACGTCAACAAGCTCTACGACAAACTCCGCGGGTACCTCCTCCGGCTCACCAACCCGCACCTCCGCGCGCTCGGCGAATGCTTCCTGATGGACGACACGTTCGTCCGCGGGTTCACCGCCTGCCCCGCCGGCGTCAAGCTGCACCACGCCTACGTCGGTGGCCTGCTCGAACACGTCACCACGATGATGGACATCGCCGACCGGCTCGTCCCGTTTTACCCAGGCACCGACCGCGACCTGGTCATTGTCGGCGTCTTCCTGCACGACGCGGGCAAGATCCGCGAGCTGACCTACGGCCGCGCGTTCGGCTATTCGGACGAGGGCCAGCTCCTCGGGCACATCGCCATCGGCGTCGAGATGTTGACGGAAAAAGTCGCCCGTGTCCCGGAACTGACCGGGGAGGCATTCCCCCGCGAACTGCTCGTCCGCCTCAAGCACATGGTCTTGAGCCACCACGGGACGCACGAGTTCGGCAGCCCCAAGGTGCCGATGACGCCGGAAGCCATGCTGCTGCACGGGATCGACATGATCGATACCCGGATGCACATGATCCTCCGCGAGATCAAAGAAGACCGCAACAATTCGACCGCCTGGACCCCGTTCAACCACACGCTCCAGCGCCGCGTCTACAAGGGCGGGGCGAACGGCGACCTGTACGCCCCCGCGCCGGATTCCTACGACTGA
- a CDS encoding SAM-dependent methyltransferase, protein MKVDEIIPWGRTFDEYQRIFALSDTDLAGRILGCGDGPASFNAEATAAGYAVTSCDPICAFSAAEIGRRVTDCYETVLSQVKAARDGFVWTEFRDPDHLGQCRLTAMKGFLADFDRGRGEGRYVTAALPSLPFVDDQFDLALVSHLLFLYSDHLDADFHLAAVAELLRVAKEVRVFPLLTLSRQRSPYLDAVRDACDAKGLVVEVCRVPYEFQRGGNEMLRIARAAVGGV, encoded by the coding sequence ATGAAAGTGGACGAGATCATCCCCTGGGGCCGGACGTTCGATGAGTACCAGCGGATATTCGCGTTGTCCGACACCGACTTGGCCGGGCGGATCCTCGGGTGCGGCGACGGACCAGCGAGCTTCAACGCGGAGGCGACAGCCGCGGGGTACGCCGTGACTTCCTGCGACCCGATCTGCGCCTTCTCGGCCGCCGAGATCGGCCGACGCGTGACCGATTGTTACGAAACGGTGCTATCGCAAGTAAAAGCCGCCCGCGACGGGTTCGTTTGGACCGAATTTCGCGACCCCGACCACCTCGGCCAGTGTCGCCTGACAGCCATGAAGGGGTTCCTCGCGGACTTCGATCGAGGCCGGGGTGAAGGCCGATACGTCACGGCCGCGCTGCCCAGTCTCCCGTTCGTCGACGACCAGTTCGACCTCGCCCTCGTGTCGCATTTGCTCTTTCTGTACTCGGACCACCTCGACGCGGACTTTCACCTGGCGGCCGTCGCGGAATTGCTCCGGGTGGCGAAAGAAGTGCGCGTATTCCCGCTGCTCACGCTGTCCCGGCAGCGGTCGCCGTACCTGGATGCGGTTCGTGACGCATGTGACGCGAAGGGATTAGTCGTAGAGGTCTGCCGCGTGCCGTATGAATTTCAGCGGGGCGGCAACGAGATGTTGCGGATCGCACGGGCGGCCGTAGGCGGGGTGTAG
- a CDS encoding FMN-binding negative transcriptional regulator yields MFIPSAFAEADPRKLHSFIEQHSFGLVVSQVGGEPFATHIPILLDRDAGPHGTLIGHFARANPQWVEITGQSVLAVFSGPHAYISPTWYEAVDTVPTWNYAAVHAYGRVEVIEDRAALLEIVARTVRTYESAEARPWTLDADSLYVDRLLGAIVGFRMVVNRLEGKWKMNQNHPAERREKVVRGLLAHGGEDAVATAEMVRATIPPPGSGEGGA; encoded by the coding sequence ATGTTCATTCCCTCCGCGTTCGCCGAAGCAGACCCCAGAAAGCTCCACTCATTCATTGAGCAGCACAGCTTCGGCCTCGTCGTCTCGCAAGTCGGGGGCGAGCCCTTCGCCACGCACATACCGATTCTCCTCGATCGCGATGCCGGACCGCACGGTACATTGATCGGGCACTTCGCCCGCGCCAACCCGCAATGGGTGGAGATTACTGGGCAGTCGGTCCTGGCCGTCTTCTCGGGCCCGCACGCCTACATCTCGCCGACGTGGTACGAGGCCGTGGACACCGTACCGACGTGGAATTACGCCGCCGTTCATGCCTACGGCCGGGTCGAGGTGATCGAGGATCGGGCGGCGCTTTTGGAGATCGTTGCGCGGACCGTGCGGACCTACGAGTCGGCCGAGGCCCGGCCGTGGACGCTCGACGCGGACAGCCTATATGTCGATCGGCTGCTGGGTGCGATCGTCGGCTTTCGGATGGTCGTCAACCGGCTCGAAGGCAAGTGGAAGATGAATCAGAACCACCCGGCCGAGCGGCGAGAGAAGGTCGTGCGCGGGTTGCTGGCTCACGGGGGCGAAGACGCCGTGGCGACGGCCGAAATGGTCCGGGCCACTATTCCGCCTCCCGGCTCTGGAGAGGGTGGAGCATGA
- a CDS encoding AAA family ATPase — MPPRVVVLAGINGAGKTTASRELLADTLRIPTFVNADVIARGLNGLNPEGQAVRAGRIMLAQLHDLAARREDFAFETTLAARTYAGWLASLRAAGYEVYLYYYWLWAPELAIARVAERVQSGGHFVPDDTIRQRYSRSVQNFFDLYRPLADLWEVYDNTHGSRRLIAFGSIDEELIVDETVWHAFQRSCRRD; from the coding sequence ATGCCACCACGAGTCGTCGTTCTGGCCGGAATCAATGGTGCCGGAAAAACCACGGCATCCCGGGAGTTGCTCGCCGACACTCTCCGGATTCCGACGTTCGTCAACGCGGACGTGATCGCCCGCGGGCTGAACGGCCTGAACCCGGAGGGCCAGGCCGTCCGCGCGGGCCGGATCATGTTGGCCCAGCTGCACGACCTGGCCGCCCGGCGCGAGGACTTCGCGTTCGAGACGACGTTGGCCGCCCGGACGTACGCAGGGTGGCTGGCGTCGTTGCGGGCCGCCGGGTACGAGGTATACTTGTATTACTACTGGCTATGGGCTCCGGAACTGGCGATCGCACGGGTCGCGGAACGGGTTCAATCAGGCGGTCACTTTGTACCCGATGATACAATCCGTCAGCGGTACTCGCGGAGCGTGCAGAATTTCTTCGACTTGTACCGTCCCCTTGCAGACCTGTGGGAAGTGTACGATAACACCCACGGTTCGCGGCGTCTGATCGCGTTCGGCTCGATCGACGAAGAGTTGATTGTCGATGAAACAGTGTGGCATGCGTTCCAACGGAGTTGTCGACGTGACTGA
- a CDS encoding dTDP-4-dehydrorhamnose 3,5-epimerase family protein translates to MNVQLPKFADPSPIHDIKWIPIKFFNDQRGWLAELFRNDLIDPNFHPQMAYVSMTKPGVVRGPHEHVDQADYFCFIGPSTFRVYLWDARKDSPTFGAKEVKEAGEAGPYALIVPAGVVHAYKNVGDKDGWVFNGANRLYAGWLKQDPVDEIRHEKDPNTPYKVE, encoded by the coding sequence ATGAACGTCCAGCTCCCGAAGTTCGCCGACCCGTCGCCGATCCACGACATCAAGTGGATTCCGATCAAGTTCTTCAACGACCAGCGCGGGTGGCTGGCGGAGCTGTTCCGGAACGACCTGATCGACCCGAACTTCCACCCGCAAATGGCCTACGTGTCGATGACCAAGCCGGGCGTGGTCCGGGGGCCGCACGAACACGTCGACCAGGCCGACTATTTTTGCTTCATCGGCCCGTCCACGTTCCGCGTCTACCTGTGGGACGCGCGGAAGGATTCGCCCACGTTCGGGGCGAAGGAAGTGAAGGAAGCGGGCGAGGCCGGGCCGTACGCGCTGATCGTTCCGGCCGGGGTGGTCCACGCGTACAAGAACGTGGGGGACAAGGACGGCTGGGTGTTCAACGGCGCGAACCGGCTCTACGCCGGGTGGCTAAAACAAGACCCAGTGGACGAGATCCGGCACGAGAAAGACCCGAACACGCCCTACAAGGTCGAGTAA
- a CDS encoding lysophospholipid acyltransferase family protein → MKIRNKRLIAAAGWLGSKTILGLLSTLRFELRHESKVVGPVDVLPPETRYIYLFWHENLLLPHIAFGHPSLSVLISKHADGQLLSSLIRAVGMGTVFGSTNRGGVEAVKGLVNGTSGTRHLVITPDGPRGPRRQVQAGVVYIASRTGMEIVPVGIGYDRPWRAGSWDRFAIPRPGSRARMVTAGSIAVPAGLRSAQLEPYRVMVQAEMDRLATVAERWAETNRYNAPEASEVKS, encoded by the coding sequence GTGAAAATTCGGAACAAACGGCTGATCGCCGCGGCCGGGTGGCTCGGCTCGAAAACGATTCTGGGTCTGCTGAGTACACTCCGATTTGAACTCCGGCACGAAAGCAAAGTCGTCGGCCCAGTCGACGTCCTTCCCCCGGAAACCCGGTACATCTACCTGTTTTGGCACGAAAACCTGCTCCTTCCCCACATCGCCTTCGGTCACCCGTCCCTATCCGTTCTCATCAGTAAGCATGCGGACGGGCAACTCCTGTCATCGCTGATCCGGGCGGTCGGCATGGGGACCGTGTTCGGCTCGACCAATCGCGGCGGCGTGGAAGCGGTGAAGGGACTGGTGAACGGGACGTCCGGGACCAGGCACCTGGTCATCACCCCGGATGGCCCCCGCGGCCCCCGGCGGCAGGTACAGGCGGGCGTCGTGTACATCGCCTCGCGGACCGGTATGGAGATCGTCCCGGTCGGGATCGGGTACGACCGGCCGTGGCGGGCCGGGAGTTGGGACCGGTTCGCGATCCCCCGCCCCGGCTCCCGCGCGCGGATGGTGACCGCCGGGTCGATCGCTGTCCCGGCCGGGCTCCGGAGCGCGCAACTCGAGCCGTATCGGGTGATGGTCCAGGCCGAGATGGACCGGCTCGCCACGGTCGCCGAGCGGTGGGCCGAGACGAATCGGTACAACGCGCCGGAGGCGAGCGAAGTAAAAAGTTAA
- a CDS encoding neutral/alkaline non-lysosomal ceramidase N-terminal domain-containing protein, whose protein sequence is MRTSRTQLLAPPHAGVIHATCIPFVICLLLLGTSTRQVSAAELDLPYKVGVGKVDITPAHPIRLNGFGFRRTESAGTYQKIWVRALAIKPADQPPVVLLTVDVLGIPADVYGELVRRLGKDGLSRERLMIAATHTHTGPMLTGANPTLFGMPIAKDQQQHIDQYTAVFVNKLEEAARAALKDLRPARLEWGVGSVGFAMNRRTKGGVVDHDLPLLVVRGADKEIRAVYLNYACHAVTLSENKIGGDWPGYAGAALEDALPGATALVAVGCGADQNPNSGVTGAKEDVAAAQGRTVGAEVRRLVASPLTEVRGPITTRLTTLDLPLAALPTRAEWERRAQKTDYLGNHARVNLARLDRGEKLSTSISYPVQTWAFGDSLAMVHLAGEVVVDYSRRLKAELDGRRVWTTAYANAAPCYIPSERVLKEGGYEGGGAMWAYDQPAPFAPGLEDKIVAAVTGQIGKTFAATFNANKTGGTRPLSPHQSLALMRSRPGTRVELVAGEPLVADPVALAFGPDGKVWVAEMGDYPSGRTDGQFDPGGRVVVLQDRDGDGTLDTSTVFLDKLPFPTGLLPWRNGVLVCAAPDILYAEDTDGDGKADKVTKLYSGFGTQNYQARVNSLQYGLDGWVYGSCGLFGGNILCHRTGKTVALGDRDFRIKPDTGDLEPVTGRTQQGRVRDDQGNWFGCDNGTLIRHYAMDDHYLRRNPAVAFPNGSVGILDGDPRHLFPLKADAQRFALSGPPDTVTAACGVGIYRDDLLGPGFAGNSFTCEPVNLLVHRRQLHPHGTTFTASRAADETAGEFLASTDPWFRPVHAVTGPDGGIWVAAMYRFLIEHPRWVPPAELAKIDPRAGAGLGRIYRVCPEGRPLRRWERLDKFDTAGLVEALDSPNGWQRDAAMMQLVWKADPKSVPGLEKLLTGSPHPLARLQALCTLDQLGRLTPATITAVLGDKDPAVRRHAVRTAEARFADDRSLAPAVAKLAADPDAQVRLQVAYSLGAWTDPRAGEVLARIALASQDDPYPTAAAVSSLTATNLPIFATTVFQSAGPAGPPPALVRNFLATAAGADSGTALPALLGVVTKPTDGAFRPWQLTAAVGALDALERRGQPWAKLPADTQASLAPVVTYARKIVDTDATPDTLLAAIPLLAHDPTFLAADVKRLAGLLAATRPVPAQTAALTALARVHDAAVPPVLIAAWSGASPALRGRIIDTLLARPDWTTVLLTAAEKGTIPLGQVDAGRRQVLAAHPDAAIRARADKLLAGGSDPNRVKVIEASKPALALEGDRTRGKAVFARVCAACHLVDGVGTTVGPDLTALANKTPLYFLTEILDPNRNLDSRYAEYWATTTDGRTVSGVLAAETATGVTLRGQQGKEETILRTDLESLRGTTKSLMPEGLEKDLTHQNLADLLTYLTSTDRPHKVLAGNAPAEIVARDKKLTLPAARAFVYGGEITFESQFQNIGYWHTEGDAAVWKVKLDAAAEFDVYLDYACQADAAGNTFALDGAAAPVRGKVPSTGGWDKYTLWKLGTVRLPAGSNRLTARPDGPVRSALLDLRTIYLVPAGTRPTTETTPPEEPSLAPAELARLLLTSTTLAARRASLFRQAVPQAHLVIQAMTVDLPAGDAEEEYRRIPAVWQVAIAAGRANDTAVLRGILDVSLPKPGDPLRDWQAVVLGGGVVNGLSQKGLWPTARIAELLKDNAPLTTQWQAMLKQTHAMADAERVPAGTRYDALRLVALDGWDAAGPQLTKYLAKSANAELQMGAVSGLADVERREVATLLVKALPDLTPYNRGLAIAGLLRTPDRAAAVVAGLEAKAIDPKWLAPEQQAELRKHPDAAVRDRAARILGP, encoded by the coding sequence TTGCGTACCTCACGCACTCAACTGCTGGCGCCCCCACATGCCGGGGTCATTCATGCCACGTGTATACCCTTCGTAATCTGCCTGTTGCTGCTCGGCACGAGTACGCGGCAGGTGTCGGCGGCCGAACTCGACCTGCCCTACAAGGTCGGCGTCGGCAAAGTCGACATCACGCCTGCCCACCCGATCCGGCTGAACGGGTTCGGCTTCCGTCGCACCGAATCGGCCGGTACTTACCAGAAGATCTGGGTGCGGGCACTGGCCATCAAGCCGGCCGACCAGCCGCCGGTCGTTCTGCTGACGGTCGACGTACTCGGCATCCCGGCCGACGTGTACGGGGAACTCGTCCGCCGGTTGGGGAAGGACGGCCTGAGCCGGGAGCGGCTCATGATCGCTGCCACGCACACGCACACCGGACCAATGCTCACCGGGGCGAACCCGACCCTTTTCGGCATGCCGATCGCGAAGGACCAGCAGCAGCACATCGACCAGTACACGGCCGTTTTCGTGAACAAGCTCGAAGAGGCCGCCCGCGCCGCGCTCAAAGACCTGCGCCCGGCGCGGCTGGAGTGGGGCGTCGGGTCGGTGGGGTTCGCGATGAACCGGCGGACCAAGGGCGGCGTGGTCGACCACGACTTGCCGCTGCTCGTCGTTCGCGGCGCCGACAAGGAAATTCGGGCCGTCTACCTGAACTACGCTTGCCACGCCGTCACCCTCTCCGAGAACAAGATCGGTGGGGACTGGCCCGGGTATGCCGGGGCCGCTCTCGAAGACGCACTTCCCGGGGCGACAGCCCTCGTCGCGGTCGGCTGCGGGGCGGACCAGAATCCCAATTCGGGCGTGACCGGCGCCAAGGAGGACGTGGCCGCCGCGCAGGGCCGCACGGTCGGGGCCGAGGTGCGCCGCCTTGTCGCCAGCCCGCTGACTGAAGTCCGCGGCCCGATCACCACCCGACTCACGACCCTCGACCTCCCGCTCGCGGCCTTGCCCACCCGCGCCGAGTGGGAGCGCCGGGCCCAGAAGACCGACTACCTCGGCAACCACGCCCGCGTCAATCTGGCCCGGCTCGACCGTGGCGAGAAACTGTCGACTTCGATCTCGTACCCCGTCCAGACGTGGGCATTCGGTGACTCGCTGGCCATGGTCCACCTGGCCGGCGAGGTGGTCGTCGATTATTCCCGCCGGCTCAAGGCCGAACTCGATGGCCGTCGCGTCTGGACGACCGCTTACGCGAACGCCGCCCCGTGCTACATCCCGAGCGAGCGCGTCCTCAAGGAAGGCGGGTACGAGGGCGGCGGCGCAATGTGGGCTTACGACCAGCCCGCGCCCTTCGCACCCGGCCTGGAAGACAAGATCGTCGCGGCCGTAACGGGCCAGATCGGAAAGACCTTCGCGGCCACGTTTAACGCCAACAAGACCGGCGGCACCCGCCCGCTCTCCCCGCACCAGTCGCTCGCGCTCATGCGGTCGCGGCCCGGCACGCGGGTCGAACTGGTCGCGGGCGAACCGCTCGTCGCCGACCCGGTCGCCCTCGCGTTCGGGCCGGACGGGAAGGTCTGGGTTGCCGAGATGGGCGACTACCCGAGCGGCCGTACTGACGGCCAGTTCGACCCGGGCGGCCGCGTCGTCGTACTCCAAGATCGCGACGGCGACGGCACGCTGGACACCTCGACCGTCTTCCTCGACAAGCTCCCGTTCCCCACCGGCCTGCTGCCGTGGCGTAATGGCGTGTTGGTCTGCGCCGCCCCGGACATCCTTTACGCCGAAGACACCGACGGCGACGGCAAAGCCGACAAGGTCACGAAGCTCTACTCCGGCTTCGGCACGCAAAACTACCAGGCGCGCGTGAACAGCCTCCAGTATGGGTTGGACGGCTGGGTCTACGGCTCGTGCGGCCTGTTCGGCGGGAACATCCTCTGCCACCGTACCGGCAAGACGGTCGCACTCGGCGACCGCGACTTCCGCATCAAGCCCGATACCGGCGATCTCGAACCCGTCACCGGCCGGACCCAACAGGGCCGCGTCCGCGACGACCAGGGGAACTGGTTCGGCTGCGACAACGGCACACTGATCCGCCACTACGCGATGGACGACCACTACCTCCGCCGGAACCCGGCCGTGGCCTTTCCCAACGGCAGCGTCGGCATCCTCGACGGCGACCCGCGACACCTGTTCCCGCTGAAGGCCGACGCCCAGCGGTTCGCCCTGTCCGGGCCGCCGGACACCGTGACCGCCGCGTGCGGCGTCGGGATCTACCGCGACGACCTGCTCGGGCCGGGCTTCGCCGGCAACTCCTTCACCTGCGAGCCGGTCAACCTGCTCGTCCACCGACGGCAACTGCACCCTCACGGAACCACGTTCACCGCCTCCCGCGCGGCCGACGAGACGGCGGGCGAATTCCTCGCTTCGACCGACCCGTGGTTCCGCCCGGTCCACGCCGTCACCGGGCCGGACGGCGGCATCTGGGTGGCGGCCATGTACCGCTTCCTCATCGAACACCCCCGTTGGGTGCCGCCCGCCGAGTTGGCGAAGATCGACCCGCGGGCCGGAGCCGGCCTGGGCCGGATCTACCGCGTCTGCCCGGAGGGCCGACCCCTCCGCCGGTGGGAGCGGCTCGACAAGTTCGACACGGCCGGGTTGGTCGAAGCGCTGGACAGCCCGAACGGCTGGCAGCGCGACGCCGCGATGATGCAACTCGTCTGGAAGGCCGACCCAAAGTCGGTTCCCGGACTCGAAAAGCTCCTGACCGGCTCCCCTCATCCGCTCGCCCGGCTCCAGGCTCTTTGCACGCTGGACCAACTCGGCCGCCTGACGCCCGCCACTATCACAGCCGTGCTGGGCGACAAAGATCCTGCCGTTCGCCGGCACGCGGTCCGCACGGCGGAAGCGCGCTTCGCGGACGATCGTTCCCTGGCCCCCGCCGTCGCGAAATTAGCGGCCGACCCCGACGCCCAGGTCCGCCTCCAGGTGGCCTACTCGCTCGGCGCCTGGACCGACCCGCGCGCGGGCGAGGTGCTGGCCCGCATTGCACTCGCGTCTCAAGACGATCCTTACCCCACGGCCGCCGCGGTCAGCAGCCTGACCGCGACCAACTTGCCGATCTTCGCGACAACGGTCTTCCAGTCGGCCGGTCCGGCCGGCCCCCCGCCGGCATTGGTCCGCAACTTCCTCGCCACGGCCGCCGGCGCCGACTCCGGTACCGCCTTACCCGCCCTACTGGGCGTGGTGACGAAGCCGACAGACGGGGCGTTTCGTCCGTGGCAACTGACCGCGGCCGTCGGCGCCCTGGACGCGCTCGAACGGCGCGGCCAACCGTGGGCGAAACTCCCGGCCGACACTCAGGCGTCGCTCGCTCCGGTCGTTACATACGCCCGCAAAATCGTGGACACGGACGCGACACCAGACACCCTGCTCGCCGCGATTCCGCTCCTCGCCCACGACCCGACATTCCTCGCGGCCGACGTGAAACGCCTCGCCGGATTGCTCGCGGCCACCCGCCCGGTCCCGGCCCAGACTGCCGCCCTCACAGCCCTGGCGCGGGTACACGACGCTGCCGTACCACCGGTGCTGATCGCCGCGTGGTCAGGTGCGTCTCCCGCCCTTCGTGGCCGCATCATCGACACCCTCCTGGCCCGGCCCGACTGGACAACGGTCCTGCTCACGGCGGCCGAGAAGGGAACGATCCCGCTGGGCCAAGTCGACGCCGGCCGGCGGCAAGTGTTGGCTGCCCACCCCGACGCAGCGATCCGCGCCCGGGCCGATAAGCTGCTGGCTGGCGGCTCCGACCCGAACCGGGTGAAAGTCATTGAGGCGTCCAAACCCGCCCTGGCCCTCGAAGGAGACCGAACGCGCGGCAAGGCGGTGTTCGCCCGGGTCTGTGCGGCCTGCCACCTCGTCGACGGCGTCGGCACGACCGTTGGCCCGGACCTGACGGCACTGGCGAACAAAACGCCCCTGTACTTCCTGACCGAGATCCTCGACCCGAACCGCAACCTGGATTCCCGGTACGCGGAGTATTGGGCGACAACTACGGACGGTCGGACCGTGTCCGGGGTGTTGGCCGCCGAGACCGCCACCGGCGTCACGCTCCGCGGCCAACAAGGGAAGGAAGAAACCATCCTCCGGACGGACCTCGAATCCCTCCGCGGCACCACCAAATCGCTTATGCCGGAAGGACTGGAAAAAGACCTCACGCACCAAAACCTGGCCGACCTGTTGACTTACCTGACGTCGACCGATCGGCCGCACAAGGTGCTTGCGGGGAACGCCCCGGCCGAGATCGTCGCGCGGGACAAGAAGCTCACCCTCCCGGCGGCGCGGGCGTTCGTATACGGCGGCGAGATCACGTTCGAGTCGCAATTCCAGAACATCGGCTATTGGCACACGGAAGGCGATGCCGCAGTCTGGAAGGTGAAGCTCGATGCGGCGGCCGAGTTCGATGTGTACCTGGACTACGCCTGCCAAGCCGACGCCGCCGGCAACACCTTCGCCCTCGACGGGGCAGCCGCTCCCGTGCGCGGCAAAGTTCCCTCGACCGGGGGTTGGGACAAGTACACGCTCTGGAAACTCGGCACGGTGCGGCTGCCGGCGGGGAGTAACCGGCTCACGGCCCGCCCGGACGGTCCCGTACGGTCTGCCCTGTTGGATTTGCGCACGATCTACCTCGTGCCGGCCGGCACCCGCCCCACGACCGAGACGACACCCCCAGAAGAGCCGTCGCTCGCCCCGGCAGAACTCGCGCGACTGTTGCTCACCTCGACAACCCTGGCCGCCCGCCGCGCGAGTCTCTTTCGGCAGGCGGTGCCGCAGGCCCATCTCGTGATCCAGGCCATGACTGTCGACCTACCCGCGGGCGACGCGGAGGAGGAATACCGCCGCATCCCGGCCGTCTGGCAAGTGGCGATCGCGGCCGGTCGGGCAAATGACACCGCCGTTCTCCGCGGAATACTGGACGTCAGCCTACCCAAGCCGGGCGACCCACTCCGCGATTGGCAGGCGGTGGTCCTCGGCGGCGGAGTCGTGAACGGCTTGAGCCAAAAGGGACTGTGGCCGACCGCGCGGATCGCGGAACTGCTCAAGGACAACGCCCCGCTCACGACCCAGTGGCAGGCCATGCTGAAGCAGACCCACGCGATGGCGGACGCCGAACGGGTTCCGGCCGGCACCCGGTACGACGCGCTCCGCCTGGTCGCGCTGGACGGCTGGGACGCAGCAGGTCCGCAGCTGACGAAGTACCTGGCCAAGTCGGCGAACGCGGAACTCCAGATGGGTGCGGTGAGCGGATTGGCGGACGTGGAACGACGGGAGGTTGCCACGCTGCTGGTGAAAGCGCTACCCGACCTGACGCCGTACAATCGCGGGCTGGCGATCGCCGGTTTATTGCGAACGCCGGACCGAGCCGCGGCTGTCGTCGCCGGTCTGGAGGCCAAAGCGATCGATCCGAAGTGGCTGGCCCCCGAGCAGCAAGCCGAGTTGCGGAAGCACCCGGACGCGGCCGTCCGCGACCGCGCCGCCCGGATTCTCGGGCCGTAA